The following proteins are encoded in a genomic region of Corylus avellana chromosome ca4, CavTom2PMs-1.0:
- the LOC132179186 gene encoding glycine-rich cell wall structural protein, producing MGRGPRRVALLSLLCLYVLVVSVVARNVVSVEKNEEEQKFLSGGKGGGFGGGFGGGGGAGGGGGVGGGAGGGFGGGAGGGFGGGAGGGAGGGGGLGGGHGIGGGVGGGAGGGGGLGGGHGIGGGAGGGFGGGAGGGGGLGGGHGIGGGAGGGFGKGGGIGGGIGKGGGVGGGAGGGFGKGGGHGIGGGAGGGFGKGGGIGGGIGKGGGVGGGAAGGFGKGGGHGIGGGAGGGFGKGGGIGGGIGKGGGVGGGAGGGIGKGGGVGGGAGGGHGGGFGKGGGVGGGIGKGGGVGGGAGGGFGKGGGVGGGIGKGGGGGFGGGIGKGGGIGGGIGKGGGFGGGVGGGSGGGVGGGYGSGGGVGGGVGGGSGGGFGGGFGGGGGGGGGGGFGGGSGGGFGGGGGGGIGHH from the coding sequence ATGGGTCGAGGCCCTAGGAGAGTTGCTCTATTATCCCTACTTTGTCTTTATGTTCTTGTAGTTAGTGTGGTTGCTCGGAATGTGGTGAGCGTGGAGAAGAATGAGGAAGAACAGAAGTTTTTAAGTGGAGGGAAGGGAGGAGGGTTTGGAGGTGGGTTTGGTGGGGGAGGTGGagctggtggtggtggtggtgttggCGGGGGTGCTGGTGGCGGATTTGGTGGTGGTGCTGGTGGTGGATTTGGTGGTGGAGCTGGTGGTGGTGCTGGAGGTGGTGGAGGTTTAGGTGGTGGGCATGGGATTGGTGGTGGTGTTGGCGGGGGCGCTGGCGGTGGTGGAGGTTTAGGTGGTGGGCATGGAATTGGTGGTGGTGCTGGTGGCGGATTTGGTGGTGGAgctggtggtggtggaggcTTAGGTGGCGGGCATGGGATTGGTGGTGGTGCTGGTGGAGGGTTTGGCAAGGGTGGTGGCATTGGCGGTGGGATTGGTAAAGGTGGTGGAGTAGGAGGTGGTGCTGGTGGTGGTTTCGGCAAGGGTGGTGGGCATGGAATTGGTGGAGGTGCTGGTGGAGGTTTTGGCAAGGGCGGTGGAATTGGTGGTGGGATTGGTAAAGGTGGTGGAGTAGGAGGTGGTGCTGCTGGTGGCTTCGGCAAGGGTGGTGGGCATGGGATTGGTGGTGGTGCTGGTGGAGGGTTTGGCAAGGGTGGTGGCATTGGTGGTGGGATTGGTAAAGGTGGAGGAGTAGGAGGTGGAGCTGGTGGAGGCATCGGCAAGGGTGGTGGTGTTGGTGGTGGTGCCGGTGGTGGTCATGGTGGCGGATTTGGAAAAGGTGGTGGAGTAGGTGGTGGGATTGGTAAAGGCGGTGGAGTTGGAGGGGGAGCTGGTGGAGGCTTTGGGAAAGGTGGCGGTGTTGGAGGTGGTATTGGTAAAGGAGGCGGGGGAGGCTTTGGTGGAGGCATTGGGAAAGGTGGTGGCATTGGAGGCGGGATTGGCAAAGGTGGTGGATTTGGTGGCGGAGTTGGAGGTGGATCAGGTGGTGGTGTTGGTGGGGGATACGGCTCAGGTGGTGGCGTTGGGGGAGGGGTAGGAGGAGGCTCCGGAGGCGGGTTTGGTGGTGGAtttggtggaggaggaggaggaggcggAGGGGGTGGATTTGGCGGTGGTAGCGGCGGCGGCTTTGGCGGGGGAGGCGGTGGTGGTATTGGACACCACTAA
- the LOC132178903 gene encoding protein NPGR2-like, giving the protein MRTKNWLIKRVFSFREKWRKMMKCICSGEQLRVDEMVHSSDSLATRDYSASGYSSRAGEKETKVDNSNIEEAESSLRESGYLNYEEARALLGRLEYQKGNTEAALHVFEGIDIVAVTPKMKVSISRRCEHNRRHSQSDAAPPMSMHAVSLLLEAIFLKAKSLQGLGRFGEAAQSCKVILDTVESALPEGLSENFGSDCKLQETLMKAVELLPELWKLAGAPQEAILSYRRALLYHWNLDTETTARIEKDFAIFLLYSGCDANPPNLRSQMEGSFVPRNNIEEAVLLLLILLKKYVLKRVGWDPSIIDHLSFALSISGGLRALAHQVEELVPRILDRKERYCTLALCYYAEGEDQVALNLLRNFLHNRENHDSSILELLLASKLCVENLVCIDEGIDYACKALSELHGKCSQVAGVANFLLGVLQSAKSRLVASDSERILKQSDALEALETAERTMRERDPQIVFHLCLEYAEQRKLDIALHYAKQLLKLEAGSSVKGYILLARILSAQKRFIDAETVINAALDQTGKWDQGELLRTKAKLQIAQGRLKNAVETYTHLLAVLQVRTKSFGARKKLLKNRRNHDRSLEMETWHDLANVYTSLSQWRDAEVCLSKSQAINPYSASRWHATGLLYEAKGLHQEALKAFRKALDVEPNHVPSLISTACVLRDLGGQSLPIVRSLLTDALRLDKTNPSAWYNLGLLYKADVGATELEAAECFEAAAVLEESSPVEPYR; this is encoded by the exons ATGAGAACTAAGAATTGGCTGATTAAGCGAGTATTCAGCTTTCGAGAGAAGTGGAGGAAGATGATGAAGTGTATTTGCTCTGGGGAGCAATTGAGGGTAGATGAAATGGTTCATTCATCGGACTCACTGGCAACTCGTGACTATTCAGCAAGTGGCTATTCATCCCGAGCTGgtgagaaagaaacaaaggtgGACAATAGCAACATTGAAGAAGCAGAGTCGTCTCTTCGTGAGAGTGGTTATCTGAACTATGAG gaaGCAAGAGCTTTATTAGGAAGGCTTGAGTATCAAAAAGGAAACACAGAAGCTGCTCTTCATGTATTTGAAGGAATAGACATTGTTGCTGTGACCCCAAAGATGAAAGTGTCAATTTCTAGACGATGTGAACACAATAGACGCCATTCACAAAGTGATGCCGCCCCGCCCATGTCTATGCATGCTGTTAGTTTACTCCTGGAAGCTATTTTCCTCAAAGCAAAATCATTGCAGGGTCTTGGGAGGTTTGGAG AAGCTGCTCAATCTTGCAAAGTTATTTTGGACACTGTTGAATCTGCATTACCAGAAGGCTTGTCTGAAAACTTTGGATCAGATTGTAAATTACAAGAGACTCTAATGAAGGCTGTTGAATTGCTTCCGGAGCTATGGAAGCTTGCTGGGGCTCCCCAAGAAGCTATCTTATCATACCGACGGGCCCTCCTTTATCACTGGAATCTTGACACAGAAACTACTGCAAGAATAGAAAAGGATTTTGCCATTTTTCTTCTGTATAGCGGTTGTGATGCAAACCCTCCTAATCTTCGTTCACAGATGGAAGGCTCCTTTGTGCCAAGAAACAATATAGAAGAGGCTGTTCTTCTGTTACTGATTCTACTTAAAAAATATGTTCTTAAAAGGGTTGGATGGGACCCATCAATCATTGATCACCTTTCTTTTGCCCTCTCTATTTCGGGAGGATTAAGGGCCCTAGCCCATCAGGTTGAAGAATTGGTTCCTAGAATCTTGGATAGAAAAGAAAGATATTGCACTCTTGCTCTCTGTTACTATGCAGAAGGTGAGGATCAGGTTGCTTTGAATCTTCTGAGGAATTTTTTGCATAATAGGGAGAACCATGACTCCTCCATATTGGAACTATTACTGGCTTCAAAACTTTGTGTAGAGAATTTGGTTTGCATTGACGAAGGGATTGATTATGCTTGCAAAGCGCTTTCTGAATTGCATGGAAAATGCAGCCAAGTGGCAGGTGTTGCAAACTTCTTACTGGGTGTTTTACAGTCAGCTAAATCCAGATTGGTTGCTTCTGATTCTGAGAGGATTTTGAAGCAGTCTGATGCACTTGAGGCACTAGAAACTGCTGAGAGAACAATGAGAGAAAGAGATCCTCAAATTGTTTTTCATCTTTGCCTAGAATATGCTGAGCAACGAAAGTTGGATATTGCACTTCATTATGCAAAGCAGCTGTTGAAACTTGAGGCTGGGTCTAGTGTTAAAGGGTATATCCTTTTGGCACGAATATTGTCTGCTCAAAAACGTTTTATTGATGCAGAGACTGTAATTAATGCTGCTTTGGATCAGACTGGGAAGTGGGACCAAGGAGAACTCTTGCGAACTAAAGCTAAACTCCAGATTGCACAAGGTCGGTTAAAGAATGCTGTAGAGACATATACTCATCTTCTTGCAGTTCTTCAAGTTCGTACTAAAAGTTTTGGTGCTCGGAAGAAACTTCTAAAG AATAGGAGAAACCATGACAGAAGCTTGGAAATGGAAACATGGCATGATTTAGCTAATGTATATACAAGCTTATCACAGTGGCGGGATGCTGAGGTTTGTCTTTCAAAATCCCAGGCAATCAATCCTTATTCTGCTTCTAGATGGCATGCTACAG GTTTACTCTATGAAGCTAAGGGTCTCCACCAAGAAGCCCTGAAAGCATTCAGAAAAGCATTAGATGTTGAACCCAACCATGTCCCAAGCTTGATATCCACTGCCTGTGTGCTCCGAGATCTCGGCGGCCAATCATTGCCAATTGTGAGAAGCCTTCTCACTGATGCACTTCGACTCGACAAAACAAACCCTTCTGCTTGGTACAATCTTGGGCTGCTCTACAAAGCTGATGTTGGAGCAACAGAACTAGAGGCTGCTGAATGCTTTGAGGCTGCAGCTGTTCTTGAAGAATCTTCACCTGTTGAACCCTACAGATGA
- the LOC132178872 gene encoding large ribosomal subunit protein bL28c, producing MAASATSGVFLTNASSLCFRNTDSSKRSSMRTRAVSELGFVTSQLSGIKISCNQCDVIGALSAPLTPRIQPIVARRICPFTGKKANRANKISFSAHKTKKLQFVNLQYKRIWWEAGKRYVKLRLSTKALKTIEKNGLDAVAKKAGIDLRKE from the exons ATGGCAGCGTCCGCAACTTCGGGAGTGTTTTTGACAAACGCTTCCAGTCTGTGCTTCCGCAATACAGATTCCTCAAAGAGATCGTCGATGAGGACCAGAGCCGTGTCGGAGCTAGGGTTCGTGACCTCGCAATTGAGCGGCATCAAAATCTCCTGCAACCAATGTGATGTTATCGGAGCCCTCTCTGCCCCACTCACTCCTCGTATTCAGCCTATTGTTGCCC GTAGGATCTGTCCCTTCACTGGGAAGAAGGCGAACAGAGCAAACAAAATTTCTTTCTCAGCCCATAAGACCAAGAAGTTGCAGTTTGTGAACCTACAATACAAGAGGATTTGGTGGGAGGCTGGTAAGCGCTATGTCAAACTGCGGTTATCAACCAAGGCATTGAAGACCATAGAGAAGAATGGTCTGGATGCTGTTGCTAAGAAGGCAGGGATAGATCTCCGCAAGGAGTAA
- the LOC132177208 gene encoding splicing factor U2af large subunit B, which translates to MSRSNWLKVKDEKGSRHNCDEGSAARTRPFSFEEIMLRRENKKLSENVKEVAAEVGNISREEIIKDVSDCFESERGYKENKDAFPIVEKHVSEKSVKVSSRKKEENSSMKKDAVVKGKDTESYESDTKLKDKKNKGLSYEAKLGKNDRKIHGRRKDSEWLTDDSANEAEKKHSRDLASKDRHADRSRGKPERESKRKYRNGDDDKNRDWNTVKKHDQGKQRDLGVSERKERKELSKSRFEESRLKRRRSRSQERGAKSRRSISISPRAHKPKSHHGGEHREFSSHSLKDRSGRQHSDIDRNRVSSNGSSSHYQRHGGYTGRLGGYSPRKRRIESAVKTSSPSSRSPEKKSAGWDLQPVGAATVFSGPVTSNFQSSSQDVVSTVNEIASAVSVSVSSTAMLSLSGVSTALPTKTNVSIDSVQLTQATRPMRRLYVDNIPSSASEKAVMECFNNFLLSYGANRVQGTQPCFNCVINKEKGQALVEFLTPEDASAALYFDGSSFSGSILKIRRPKDYVEVATGHLEKSVAAVEAISDAVKDSPNKIFISGISKAISSKMLMDIVSAFGPLKAYHFEVKEELGEPCAFLEYVDQSVTLKACAGLSGMKLGGRVLTVVQAIPNASFSENAGYSLCYGIPEHALPLLKQPTQVLKLKNVFNPDGLLPLSEQDVEEVLEDIRLECARFGTVKSVNVVKHSNSHITTSEACEVINNSESAGTWQDLPCDDKRAETDASSRKDVDYEPRHISDVDFPSDVKELKEDEAVKENCFSDNKPADDLGEDKSCQMGQLDSNMVVEDLGCENVLESVSEELPNQLNGGQKDQSECHKVADIIQAKVITLDNELMGEDWSTLEEADSKSKEASAGLDVNLAMESDVTERGDNEKQDCDLGHVFEPLCVFVEFGRTEAACTAAHCLHGRLFDNRIVTVEYVSLDLYWGKFPK; encoded by the exons ATGAGCAGATCTAATTGGCTAAAAGTAAAGGATGAAAAGGGTAGTAGGCACAATTGTGATGAAGGAAGTGCTGCTCGAACAAGGCCTTTCAGCTTTGAAGAGATTATGCTTAGAAGGGAAAACAAGAAATTGTCAGAAAATGTGAAAGAGGTAGCTGCTGAAGTAGGGAACATATCAAGGGAAGAAATTATCAAGGATGTTTCTGATTGTTTTGAATCTGAAAGGGgttacaaagaaaataaagacgCTTTCCCTATAGTGGAAAAGCACGTTTCTGAGAAATCAGTGAAGGTAAGTTccagaaagaaagaagagaatagTTCCATGAAGAAAGATGCTGTAGTTAAGGGGAAGGACACAGAAAGCTATGAGTCAGATACCAAACTGAAGGATAAAAAGAACAAAGGTTTGAGCTATGAAGCTAAACTAGGAAAAAATGACAGAAAAATACATGGTAGAAGAAAAGATAGTGAGTGGTTAACTGACGATTCTGCAAATGAAGCTGAAAAGAAGCATTCAAGAGATTTGGCCTCTAAAGATAGACATGCAGATAGAAGTAGAGGAAAGCCTGAAcgagaaagcaagagaaaataTAGAAATGGGGATGATGACAAAAATAGAGACTGGAATACTGTGAAGAAACATGATCAAGGGAAACAGCGTGATTTGGGTGTTTCGGAGAGAAAGGAGAGGAAGGAATTATCAAAATCACGCTTTGAAGAATCAAGGTTGAAAAGGAGACGTTCAAGGAGTCAAGAACGTGGGGCCAAAAGTAGAAGGTCCATTTCAATATCACCAAGGGCACACAAGCCTAAATCTCATCATGGTGGGGAGCACAGAGAGTTTTCCTCACATTCTCTTAAGGATAGGTCTGGAAGACAGCATTCTGATATTGACAGAAACAGAGTATCAAGTAATGGTTCGAGTAGCCATTATCAACGACATGGAGGATATACAGGTAGGCTTGGTGGCTATTCACCAAGGAAGAGAAGAATTGAGTCTGCTGTTAAGACTTCTTCCCCATCTAGTCGTTCACCAGAGAAGAAAAGTGCTGGATGGGATCTCCAACCGGTGGGAGCAGCTACCGTTTTTTCTGGTCCAGTTACTTCTAATTTTCAGTCATCAAGCCAGGATGTAGTGTCAACTGTAAATGAGATTGCCAGTgctgtttctgtttctgtttcttCAACGGCAATGTTGTCTCTTTCTGGGGTGTCTACTGCTTTGCCAACAAAGACAAATGTCTCCATTGACTCTGTTCAACTAACTCAAGCTACACGGCCTATGAGGAGGCTTTATGTAGATAATATACCATCTTCAGCCTCTGAGAAAGCTGTAATGGAAtgctttaataattttttgctgTCTTATGGTGCTAATCGTGTCCAAGGAACCCAGCCATGTTTCAATTGTGTT ATAAACAAAGAGAAAGGCCAAGCTCTTGTGGAGTTTCTTACACCTGAGGATGCCTCTGCAGCCCTTTATTTTGATGGCAGTTCCTTCTCTGGCTCCATTCTAAAAATTAGACGCCCCAAAGATTATGTTGAAGTGGCA ACTGGTCACCTGGAGAAATCAGTGGCTGCAGTTGAGGCAATAAGTGATGCTGTGAAGGATTCACCTAACAAG ATATTCATTAGTGGAATTTCAAAGGCTATTTCATCAAAAATG CTTATGGACATTGTTAGTGCCTTTGGACCTTTGAAGGCCTACCACTTTGAGGTAAAAGAAGAGCTTGGTGAACCGTGTGCTTTTCTGGAG TATGTAGACCAATCAGTTACTCTCAAAGCTTGTGCCGGTTTGAGTGGTATGAAGTTGGGAGGGCGAGTACTGACTGTAGTTCAAGCTATTCCTAATGCATCATTCTCG GAAAATGCTGGATATTCTCTTTGCTATGGAATCCCCGAGCATGCATTGCCACTTCTCAAACAGCCCACACAAGTCCTAAAGCTTAAAAACGTG TTCAATCCAGATGGTCTGTTACCACTGTCCGAGCAAGATGTGGAAGAAGTTCTGGAAGATATACGGTTGGAGTGTGCAAG ATTTGGCACTGTTAAATCTGTTAATGTTGTCAAGCACAGCAACAGTCATATCACCACATCAGAAGCATGTGAAGTTATCAACAATTCGGAATCTGCTGGGACCTGGCAAGACTTGCCGTGTGATGACAAAAGGGCAGAGACGGATGCTTCTTCAAGAAAAGATGTTGACTATGAGCCCAGGCATATTAGCGACGTAGATTTTCCAAGTGATGTCAAAGAACTTAAAGAAGATGAAGCTGTGAAGGAGAATTGCTTTAGTGATAATAAACCTGCTGATGATCTTGGAGAGGATAAGTCATGCCAAATGGGTCAGCTTGATAGTAACATGGTTGTTGAAGATCTAGGCTGTGAGAATGTATTAGAGAGTGTCTCCGAAGAACTCCCGAACCAGCTGAACGGCGGTCAGAAAGATCAATCGGAATGCCACAAGGTTGCTGATATTATTCAAGCGAAGGTCATAACTTTGGATAACGAGTTGATGGGCGAAGATTGGTCAACTTTGGAGGAAGCTGATAGCAAGTCGAAGGAGGCTTCTGCTGGATTGGATGTCAATTTGGCTATGGAATCAGATGTTACGGAGAGGGGTGACAATGAGAAACAGGATTGTGATCTTGGACATGTGTTTGAGCCATTGTGTGTTTTTGTGGAGTTTGGAAGAACAGAAGCCGCTTGCACAGCAGCACATTGTCTGCATGGGCGCCTTTTTGATAACCGGATTGTGACGGTGGAGTATGTTTCTCTTGATCTTTACTGGGGAAAGTTCCCGAAATGA